A genomic stretch from Pelagicoccus sp. SDUM812003 includes:
- a CDS encoding serine hydrolase domain-containing protein, translating to MPFFSRSSLVRLGSIWLLVVCRGAGEELRTLDDALAAALQAKLEQGAAQGTFRGVSYSISIPGYRTWTGVYGDVGDAEATPVDAASVFGIASITKTYVAAIALQLRDEGRLQLDDLVSSYLGRIENVPETATLRHLLSMTSGVANFSDHPSSPIRVAVASPERRWSPREVLETYLLPPRFEPGERYSYSNTNFILLGMVVEEVTGQAFVETLRERLLEPLGLCSTYLGGFDALPDQLVMTDYNRDGRIEAEKDTAQASISSLFWTSGGMFTTSSDLVKWGRALYGGEVLSTSSLEQMVDFEAQGFGQYGLGAMPDARQGVSFWGHGGLLSYASSVGYAPDSGIAIGFIANMDRMFGSITYWPHDDMVGVLKEHGIEQSIEIQAHRIQFTNAPEVGVRLKMAKGVPPDLPRLEIVEGPASLVDGRVRTGEAPGQVVLRASFPTGPFYRGESQRFEFEVYSRFGDEDGDGVANAMEALLGSDLFDAGQRGELGLSIVDERFQLALFRSQSEVPYVLEHSTDLRSWERLDWQPSTLDGEAFPYFLRSPSPIAPEESVFLRLGLLGETED from the coding sequence GTGCCCTTTTTCTCTCGCTCAAGTCTGGTTCGCCTAGGCTCGATTTGGCTGCTCGTGGTTTGTCGCGGAGCTGGCGAGGAGCTGCGTACGCTTGACGACGCTTTGGCGGCAGCGTTGCAGGCGAAGCTGGAACAGGGCGCCGCTCAGGGCACCTTTCGCGGAGTGAGTTATTCCATCTCGATCCCCGGGTATCGGACCTGGACCGGCGTGTATGGGGATGTGGGGGATGCGGAGGCGACTCCGGTCGATGCCGCGAGCGTTTTCGGCATCGCCAGCATCACCAAGACCTACGTGGCGGCGATTGCCCTGCAGCTAAGAGACGAGGGCCGCCTGCAGCTGGACGACTTGGTCTCCTCCTATTTGGGAAGGATAGAAAACGTGCCCGAGACGGCGACCTTGAGGCACCTGCTCAGCATGACCAGCGGCGTCGCGAATTTCTCCGACCACCCGTCCAGTCCGATTCGAGTCGCGGTGGCTAGCCCGGAGCGGAGGTGGAGTCCGCGCGAGGTTCTGGAAACGTATCTCTTGCCGCCGCGATTCGAGCCGGGCGAGCGCTACAGTTATTCCAATACGAACTTCATTCTGCTCGGCATGGTGGTGGAGGAGGTGACGGGCCAAGCCTTCGTGGAGACCTTGCGTGAGCGATTGCTCGAGCCATTGGGCCTCTGCTCGACCTACTTGGGCGGATTCGACGCCTTGCCGGATCAGCTGGTGATGACCGACTACAACAGGGATGGACGAATCGAAGCGGAAAAGGATACAGCCCAGGCTTCGATCAGCTCCCTGTTCTGGACATCTGGCGGCATGTTCACCACCTCGAGCGACTTGGTGAAGTGGGGCCGGGCGCTCTATGGCGGCGAAGTCTTGAGCACGTCCTCTCTCGAACAGATGGTGGACTTCGAGGCTCAGGGCTTCGGCCAATACGGGCTCGGCGCCATGCCGGACGCGCGGCAGGGCGTATCCTTTTGGGGACATGGCGGCTTGCTGAGTTACGCCTCGTCCGTCGGCTACGCTCCGGATTCCGGAATTGCGATTGGGTTTATCGCCAACATGGACCGCATGTTCGGGAGCATCACCTATTGGCCGCACGATGACATGGTGGGTGTGCTGAAGGAGCATGGTATCGAGCAGTCGATCGAGATTCAGGCGCATAGAATCCAGTTTACCAACGCTCCTGAAGTAGGGGTGCGGCTCAAGATGGCGAAGGGAGTCCCGCCGGATCTACCCCGCCTGGAGATCGTCGAGGGGCCAGCATCCTTGGTGGATGGGCGAGTGCGCACGGGGGAAGCGCCGGGGCAAGTCGTGCTTAGGGCGTCCTTTCCCACGGGGCCGTTCTACCGAGGCGAGTCGCAGCGCTTCGAGTTCGAGGTGTATTCGCGTTTTGGAGACGAAGATGGAGACGGGGTGGCGAACGCCATGGAAGCGCTGTTGGGCTCCGATTTGTTCGACGCTGGCCAGCGCGGCGAACTCGGCCTCTCCATTGTGGATGAGCGATTTCAACTGGCCCTGTTTCGAAGCCAGAGCGAGGTTCCCTATGTGCTCGAGCATTCCACGGATCTGAGGAGCTGGGAGAGGCTGGATTGGCAGCCTTCGACGCTCGACGGCGAAGCGTTTCCCTACTTTCTGCGGTCGCCAAGCCCAATTGCTCCAGAGGAGAGCGTTTTTCTGCGCCTTGGATTGTTAGGCGAAACGGAAGATTAG
- the nhaC gene encoding Na+/H+ antiporter NhaC, whose protein sequence is MSNTEPKQPGLLLALTPIVLSLGILGVQIFHFHDFSPHVPLAIGLAITSLVGIKLGHTWLGIREGVFHVIHVALPSVSVLITVGMIVGIWIASGTVPTLIYYGLKILSPEIFLAAGMILCAVVSVSLGTSWGTVGTVGLALMGIGAGFGIPPYLTAGAVVSGAFFGDKVSPLSDTTNLAPAVTGVTVFDHIKNMIPTTLPAMLIALIIYTVIGFVSIEDKGASFDRIQAITESLQANFYISPILLLPALLVIGLAVMKQPPIPSLFAGVIAGGITAYFAQGVGLHDFFTFANYGYTIESGVESIDSLLSRGGIQSMMWTISLILIALGFGGALERTGCLQAIIAAIRSKVHSFAGLQTSAILTSVSTNLVAGDPYLSIALPGRMYAPVYRGLKYSTLNLSRAVEEGGTLISPLIPWNAGGSFVILTLGLGIADGHMENLLYIPLSFACWLAPLIGIFYAFTGLFSPKATEEEIADWKAKGEKIAEV, encoded by the coding sequence ATGAGTAACACAGAGCCAAAACAACCTGGACTGCTCCTGGCCCTCACGCCGATCGTCCTTTCGCTCGGCATCTTGGGTGTCCAGATCTTCCACTTTCACGATTTTAGTCCGCATGTGCCTCTAGCCATCGGACTGGCCATCACCTCCTTGGTGGGCATCAAGCTTGGGCACACCTGGCTAGGCATCCGAGAGGGCGTTTTCCACGTCATCCATGTGGCTCTACCCTCGGTTTCAGTGCTCATCACAGTGGGCATGATCGTCGGGATCTGGATCGCGAGCGGCACCGTTCCCACTCTGATCTACTACGGGCTGAAGATCCTTTCTCCGGAGATCTTCCTCGCAGCGGGCATGATTCTTTGCGCGGTGGTTTCCGTCTCCCTCGGCACATCCTGGGGCACCGTGGGCACCGTGGGGCTCGCTCTCATGGGCATCGGGGCTGGCTTCGGCATTCCGCCCTACTTGACGGCTGGCGCGGTGGTTTCAGGCGCTTTTTTCGGCGACAAGGTTTCACCGCTTTCGGATACCACCAACCTGGCGCCTGCGGTCACCGGCGTCACCGTGTTCGACCATATCAAGAACATGATTCCGACCACCCTGCCCGCCATGCTGATCGCCCTGATCATCTATACGGTCATCGGCTTCGTCTCCATCGAAGACAAGGGGGCCTCCTTCGACCGCATCCAGGCCATCACCGAGTCCCTGCAGGCCAACTTCTACATCTCGCCGATTCTCCTTCTGCCAGCGCTGCTGGTGATCGGTTTGGCGGTGATGAAACAGCCTCCCATCCCCTCGCTTTTCGCCGGCGTCATCGCAGGTGGCATCACCGCCTACTTCGCCCAAGGCGTCGGCTTGCACGACTTCTTCACTTTCGCGAACTACGGCTACACCATCGAATCCGGAGTGGAGTCCATCGATTCCCTGCTCAGCCGCGGCGGCATCCAGTCCATGATGTGGACCATTTCGCTCATCCTGATCGCCCTCGGATTCGGGGGAGCTCTGGAGCGGACAGGTTGTCTTCAGGCCATCATCGCCGCCATTCGCAGCAAGGTGCATAGCTTCGCAGGACTGCAAACCTCAGCCATTCTCACCTCCGTCTCCACCAATCTGGTTGCGGGCGATCCCTATCTCTCCATCGCTCTTCCGGGCCGCATGTACGCCCCGGTGTATCGAGGTCTCAAGTACTCCACCCTCAACCTGTCCCGCGCAGTCGAGGAAGGCGGCACGCTGATCTCGCCCCTCATCCCATGGAACGCTGGCGGATCCTTCGTCATTCTCACCTTGGGACTCGGCATCGCCGATGGACATATGGAGAACTTGCTCTACATCCCGCTGTCCTTCGCCTGCTGGCTGGCTCCGTTGATCGGCATCTTCTACGCCTTCACCGGCTTGTTCTCCCCCAAGGCAACCGAGGAGGAAATAGCCGATTGGAAGGCCAAGGGAGAGAAGATCGCCGAGGTCTAG
- a CDS encoding metal-dependent hydrolase, with protein MDPVSQGALGATAAALGAKKDEVRLAALVGWIGGMLADADVFIRSSEDPLLQIEYHRHFTHSLLFIPVGGLIAAGLLFPFLRKRISFARLYLYSLFGYATSGLLDACTSYGTQLLWPFSDMRVAWNIISIIDPIYTGALLLGLGLACFRKRRKWVVVSAAFSIAYLLVGVAQNHRATRLLEELAESRGHQEIEKLTVKPSFANLLLWRGIYSYDGRFYIDAIRVPFWGEGRVYEGVDTERVAVEPLLQGLSETSALAHDLRRFDHFSDGYLVWHPERPEVLGDARYAMVPDSDLPLWGIAIDRSGPNQHAPFLNFRDRDAEALARFGDMLVGREVE; from the coding sequence ATGGATCCAGTTTCTCAAGGGGCGCTCGGAGCGACGGCGGCGGCGCTCGGAGCCAAGAAGGATGAAGTGCGTCTCGCAGCTTTGGTAGGCTGGATCGGAGGCATGCTGGCCGACGCGGATGTTTTCATCCGCTCCTCCGAGGACCCGTTGCTGCAGATCGAATACCACCGCCATTTCACTCATTCGCTGCTGTTCATCCCGGTCGGCGGACTGATCGCCGCTGGGCTGCTGTTTCCGTTTTTGCGAAAGCGGATCTCGTTCGCGCGACTCTATCTGTATTCGTTATTTGGTTACGCGACATCGGGCTTGCTGGATGCCTGCACCAGTTATGGCACGCAGCTGCTTTGGCCGTTTTCGGATATGAGGGTAGCGTGGAATATCATTTCCATCATCGACCCCATCTACACCGGAGCGCTGTTGTTGGGTCTGGGGCTGGCCTGTTTTCGAAAACGACGCAAATGGGTGGTGGTGTCGGCCGCGTTTTCGATCGCCTATCTGCTGGTGGGCGTGGCCCAGAATCACCGAGCGACGCGACTGCTGGAGGAACTGGCCGAGTCGCGTGGACACCAAGAGATTGAAAAGCTCACGGTGAAGCCGTCCTTCGCCAATCTGCTGCTTTGGCGAGGCATCTACTCGTACGATGGGCGTTTCTACATCGACGCGATCCGCGTCCCTTTTTGGGGCGAAGGGCGTGTGTATGAGGGAGTGGATACGGAGCGAGTGGCAGTCGAGCCCTTGCTGCAGGGGCTTTCGGAAACGAGCGCCTTGGCTCACGACCTCAGGCGGTTCGACCACTTCTCAGACGGCTATCTGGTTTGGCATCCGGAGCGTCCCGAAGTGCTCGGTGACGCTCGTTATGCCATGGTGCCGGACAGCGACTTGCCGCTTTGGGGCATTGCCATCGATCGGTCGGGGCCCAACCAGCACGCTCCGTTTCTGAATTTCCGGGATCGAGACGCGGAAGCCCTCGCGCGCTTCGGAGATATGCTGGTGGGACGTGAAGTGGAGTAG